One stretch of Mycolicibacterium fallax DNA includes these proteins:
- a CDS encoding DUF2694 family protein has product MAHPDPAFDAAHPSGRVLFRSCRGGYLDSVILTEAALDADADTLAEAILRTADVSYLKALMAVRAEIIAAGHSPSAELAGPADLRAATRRLAEHRLGPEADRVGGVSQY; this is encoded by the coding sequence ATGGCCCACCCCGATCCGGCGTTCGACGCCGCGCATCCCAGCGGCCGGGTGCTGTTCCGCAGCTGCCGCGGCGGCTACCTGGATTCGGTGATCCTGACCGAGGCCGCACTCGACGCCGACGCGGACACCCTCGCCGAGGCCATCCTGCGCACCGCCGACGTGTCCTACCTCAAGGCGCTGATGGCGGTTCGGGCGGAGATCATCGCGGCGGGCCACAGCCCGTCGGCGGAGCTGGCCGGTCCGGCCGATCTGCGCGCCGCCACCCGGCGGCTCGCCGAGCACCGGCTGGGGCCGGAGGCCGACCGGGTCGGTGGGGTCAGTCAGTACTGA